In Mercurialis annua linkage group LG5, ddMerAnnu1.2, whole genome shotgun sequence, a single genomic region encodes these proteins:
- the LOC126682359 gene encoding replication protein A 70 kDa DNA-binding subunit E, whose translation MNLSEGAIAKITNGGASSAELKPTLQVTDLKQVQTKQPQQNDRFRLILSDGSQSQQAMLGTQINHLVKDGNLRPGSIVQLIQYTCTTVQGRMIIIILELVVVAVECAIIRNPGNSLGPSQTSTDQPLRNTANPQSFGSGSPARGMVENPNVNGSSFQNARMNQLHGSPHANNYDSGRYGAANAPPSHLKAELGSGLPGSASINRSYSDQSAGFRNPRPEIPQTASTYSYSPRPAYQQPPPMYSNRGPVAKNGAPPRLMPISALNPYQGKWTIKARVTAKGELRHYNNSRGDGKLFSFDLLDSDGGEIRVTCFNAVVDQFYNHIEAGKIYLISNGSLKPAQKTFNHLHNDLEIYLDSNSVVQPCFEDDNSIPRQQFHFRSITEIEATDNNSVVDVIGVVSSITPVASLMRKNGIETQKRSLQLKDKSGRSVELTLWGNFCNAEGQRLQSMCDSGGFPVLAVKSARVSEFNGKTVGTISSSQLVIEPDFAEAQALKEWFEKEGKNTPSVSISREWSSVGRSDVHKTISQIKEEKLGTSEKPDWITLNATVIFVKADNFCYTACPIMAGDRPCSKKVTNNGDGKWRCEKCDQTMDECDYRYILQFQIQDHTGLTWVTAFQECGEEIMGISAKDLHLMKYENQDDESFSKVLRQVLFSRFVLKLKVKEETFSDEQRVKSTVIRAEKVSHSSQSRFFLEMMEKLKSGNSTPFASAAEPTYPNSVASTGIESLGDRSGGPLGSNQVVNNREFANQAGQYGNQFAAAYSTPSVSCVSCGSTSHSSANCISAMNSSRQAAGANRPSSFGGSGGAGGECFKCHQVGHWARDCPGINTVPQAYGSTGISSGRYGGMR comes from the exons ATGAATCTGAGTGAAGGGGCAATAGCGAAGATAACAAACGGAGGAGCATCGTCGGCAGAACTGAAGCCAACGCTGCAAGTGACGGACCTGAAACAAGTGCAGACCAAACAGCCGCAGCAAAATGACCGGTTTCGGCTGATTTTATCAGATGGGTCTCAGTCGCAACAAGCAATGCTGGGTACCCagattaaccatttggttaaagaTGGAAACTTGAGGCCTGGTTCTATTGTTCAGTTGATTCAGTATACTTGTACCACTGTTCAAGGCCGCAT gattattattattttggaattGGTTGTGGTAGCTGTTGAGTGTGCTATCATTCGCAACCCAGGAAATTCTTTGGGGCCTTCACAAACCTCGACTGATCAACCACTTAGAAACACAGCAAATCCTCAATCATTTGGTAGCGGTTCACCAGCCAGAGGGATGGTTGAAAACCCAAATGTGAATGGATCGTCTTTTCAAAACGCTAGAATGAATCAGTTACATGGCAGTCCTCATGCCAACAATTATGATTCAGGAAGATATGGTGCAGCAAATGCACCTCCATCTCACCTGAAAGCAGAACTTGGCTCTGGGCTCCCTGGATCAGCTTCAATAAACAGGTCATACAGTGATCAGAGTGCAGGCTTTCGCAATCCTAGACCAGAAATTCCACAGACTGCCAGTACTTATTCTTATTCCCCTCGGCCAGCATATCAACAACCACCCCCAATGTATTCTAATAGAGGACCAGTGGCTAAAAATGGAGCTCCCCCAAGGTTAATGCCAATTTCTGCCCTCAATCCTTACCAGGGCAAGTGGACAATTAAGGCAAGAGTCACAGCAAAGGGAGAACTGAGGCACTACAATAATAGTCGCGGTGATGGGAAGTTGTTTTCTTTTGATCTTCTTGATTCTGACGGTGGAGAAATTAGAGTTACCTGCTTTAATGCTGTGGTTGACCAATTTTACAACCATATAGAAGCaggtaaaatttatttaatttccaaCGGAAGTTTGAAACCTGCTCAGAAGACTTTCAACCATCTTCACAATGATCTAGAAATCTATCTGGATAGCAACTCGGTCGTTCAACCTTGTTTTGAGGACGACAACTCAATTCCAAGGCAACAATTTCATTTCCGAAGCATTACTGAAATTGAGGCCACGGATAATAACAGTGTTGTGGATGTAATTGGTGTGGTATCTTCTATTACTCCTGTGGCTTCATTAATGAGGAAAAATGGTATTGAAACTCAGAAGAGATCCCTCCAGTTGAAAGACAAGTCAGGTCGTAGTGTTGAATTAACACTGTGGGGAAATTTTTGCAACGCAGAAGGGCAAAGGTTGCAGAGTATGTGTGATTCTGGTGGATTTCCTGTTCTAGCTGTTAAATCGGCTAGAGTCAGCGAGTTCAACGGGAAGACAGTTGGGACTATTTCTTCAAGTCAGTTAGTAATAGAGCCTGATTTCGCAGAGGCTCAAGCGCTGAAGGAATGGTTTGAAAAGGAAGGGAAGAACACTCCTTCTGTCTCGATCTCAAGAGAATGGTCGAGTGTGGGTAGGTCAGATGTTCACAAAACTATTTCACAAATTAAGGAGGAGAAGCTAGGGACTTCCGAGAAACCAGATTGGATCACTCTTAATGCAACAGTGATTTTTGTAAAGGCTGACAATTTCTGCTATACAGCTTGCCCCATCATGGCTGGGGATCGACCTTGCAGCAAGAAAGTTACAAATAATGGAGATGGGAAATGGCGGTGTGAGAAGTGTGATCAGACTATGGATGAATGCGATTACAGATACATACTTCAGTTCCAAATACAGGATCATACTGGTCTTACATGGGTCACTGCATTTCAAGAATGTGGTGAGGAGATTATGGGCATATCTGCAAAAGATCTGCACCTTATGAAATATGAGAATCAAGATGATGAGAGTTTCTCTAAAGTTCTTCGTCAAGTTTTGTTTAGTAGATTTGTTCTCAAGTTGAAAGTAAAGGAGGAGACTTTCAGTGACGAACAGCGTGTAAAGTCCACTGTTATCAGAGCTGAAAAGGTGAGCCATTCATCCCAATCTAGGTTTTTCCTTGAGATGATGGAAAAGCTTAAATCAGGAAACTCCACACCTTTTGCATCGGCTGCTGAACCTACCTATCCTAACTCTGTTGCAAGCACTGGAATTGAAAGTCTCGGAGACAGATCAGGTGGACCGCTAGGATCTAATCAAGTGGTGAACAACAGAGAATTTGCAAATCAAGCGGGTCAGTATGGTAACCAGTTTGCCGCTGCATACTCTACTCCTAGTGTTTCTTGTGTCAGCTGTGGCTCTACTAGTCATAGCTCTGCAAATTGCATCAGTGCCATGAACTCTTCAAGGCAGGCAGCGGGTGCCAACAGACCATCGTCTTTTGGTGGCAGTGGTGGCGCTGGAGGTGAATGCTTCAAATGCCATCAAGTTGGGCATTGGGCGAGGGACTGCCCCGGTATAAACACTGTTCCTCAAGCTTATGGTAGCACCGGGATTTCTTCTGGGAGATATGGAGGTATGAGGTAA